Proteins encoded together in one Variovorax paradoxus window:
- a CDS encoding SPFH domain-containing protein, giving the protein MALMDFIKKQFIDIIQWTETGDGTLAWRFPMAEMEIQNGASLTVRESQVAVFVNEGQVADVFGPGMYKLTTQTLPVLTYLKNWDKLFESPFKSDVYFFSTRQQVDQKWGTPQPITIRDKDFGAVRLRAFGNYSFRIGDAKLFHTEISGTRDIYSAADLDGQLRGLVLQNISNAIASSGVPFLDLAANQIQFAQALAAQLVPEFEKIGIKLENITVQNVSLPEELQKILDQKIGMGMVGNDMGKFMQYQTAQAIPKFAEGAGNGGGIAGDAMGLGAGVALGQVLAQNLAQGLSPNAAAQAAATQQQPAVAVVSPNDVMTTLEKLGELKAKGILTQEEFDAKKAELLKKLV; this is encoded by the coding sequence ATGGCCCTGATGGATTTCATCAAGAAACAGTTCATCGACATCATCCAGTGGACCGAGACTGGCGATGGCACGCTGGCCTGGCGTTTCCCCATGGCCGAGATGGAAATCCAGAACGGCGCCTCGCTCACCGTGCGCGAGTCCCAGGTGGCCGTGTTCGTCAACGAAGGCCAGGTGGCCGACGTGTTCGGCCCCGGCATGTACAAGCTCACGACGCAGACCCTGCCCGTGCTCACGTATCTCAAGAACTGGGACAAGCTCTTCGAATCTCCCTTCAAGAGTGACGTGTACTTCTTCAGCACGCGCCAGCAGGTCGACCAGAAGTGGGGCACGCCGCAGCCCATCACCATCCGCGACAAGGACTTCGGCGCCGTGCGCCTTCGCGCCTTCGGCAACTACTCGTTCCGCATTGGCGACGCCAAGCTGTTCCACACCGAGATTTCCGGCACGCGCGACATCTACAGCGCGGCCGACCTCGACGGCCAGCTGCGCGGCCTGGTGCTGCAGAACATCAGCAACGCCATTGCCTCGAGCGGCGTGCCCTTTCTCGACCTTGCGGCCAACCAGATCCAGTTTGCGCAGGCGCTGGCCGCGCAATTGGTGCCCGAGTTCGAGAAGATCGGCATCAAGCTCGAGAACATCACGGTCCAGAACGTCTCGCTGCCCGAAGAGCTGCAGAAGATCCTCGACCAGAAGATCGGCATGGGCATGGTCGGCAACGACATGGGCAAGTTCATGCAGTACCAGACGGCGCAGGCCATTCCCAAGTTTGCCGAGGGTGCCGGCAACGGCGGCGGCATTGCGGGCGACGCCATGGGCCTGGGTGCCGGCGTGGCGCTCGGCCAGGTGCTGGCGCAAAACCTCGCACAGGGCCTGAGCCCGAATGCTGCTGCCCAGGCTGCGGCAACGCAGCAGCAGCCCGCCGTTGCCGTGGTGAGCCCGAACGATGTCATGACCACGCTCGAGAAACTCGGCGAGCTCAAGGCCAAGGGCATCCTCACGCAGGAAGAGTTCGACGCCAAGAAGGCGGAGCTGCTCAAGAAGCTGGTCTAA
- a CDS encoding NADP-dependent malic enzyme: protein MSDSTNSSTPTPEDKRAELRRAALEYHELPVPGKIAIAATKQMVNQRDLSLAYSPGVAAPCEEIVKDPANAFKYTARGNLVAVITNGTAVLGLGDIGPLAAKPVMEGKGVLFKKFAGVDVFDIEIDEKDPAKLVEVIAALEPTFGAINLEDIKAPDCFYVERELRKRMKIPVFHDDQHGTAITVAAAMLNGLKVAGKDITQVKLVTSGAGAAALACLNLLLKVGLKRENVFVTDLAGVVYEGREELMDDDKRQYMQKTTARTLAEVIEGADVFLGLSAGGVLKPAMVAKMAPRPVIFALANPNPEISPEDAHAVRPDVIMATGRTDYPNQVNNVLCFPYIFRGALDSGATTITDEMEIAAVHAIADLAQAEQSERVAAAYVGEKLSFGPEYLIPKPFDPRLMMKIAPAVAKAAAESGVATRPIKDMDAYRDRLQSFVYASGTTMKPIFDAAKRAQKKRVAYCEGEEERVLRAAQIVVDEGIARPTLIGRPAIIAQRIEKFGLRLKEELDYDIVNVEQDHRYRDFWQTYHRMTERKGQTVQTAKIEMRRRLTLIGAMLLHKDEVDGMICGTWGTTLIHLHYIDQVIGKRPGGCESTPQDVPVYACMNGLLLPDRQVFLVDTHVNYDPSPEELAEITTMAAEEMMRFGLKPKAALLSHSNFGTSNEPSAVKMRKTLDLLRVQAPWLEVDGEMHGDVALDSKQRAVVMPHSALAGDANLLVFPNIDAANISYNLLKTAAGGNIAIGPVLLGAAKPVHILTASATVRRIVNMTALTVADANAER from the coding sequence ATGTCCGATTCGACGAACTCATCGACCCCTACGCCCGAAGACAAGCGCGCCGAGTTGCGTCGCGCAGCCCTCGAATATCACGAGCTTCCGGTGCCGGGCAAGATTGCCATCGCCGCGACCAAGCAGATGGTGAACCAGCGCGACCTGTCGCTGGCCTATTCGCCCGGCGTTGCCGCGCCCTGCGAGGAAATCGTCAAGGACCCGGCCAACGCCTTCAAATACACGGCGCGCGGCAACCTGGTGGCGGTGATCACCAACGGCACCGCGGTGCTGGGCCTGGGTGACATCGGTCCGCTGGCGGCCAAGCCGGTGATGGAAGGCAAGGGCGTGCTTTTCAAGAAGTTCGCCGGCGTCGACGTGTTCGACATCGAGATCGACGAAAAAGACCCGGCCAAGCTGGTCGAGGTGATTGCCGCGCTGGAGCCGACCTTCGGCGCCATCAACCTGGAAGACATCAAGGCCCCCGACTGCTTCTACGTCGAGCGCGAGCTGCGCAAGCGCATGAAGATCCCGGTGTTCCACGACGACCAGCACGGCACGGCCATTACCGTGGCGGCGGCCATGCTCAACGGCCTGAAGGTGGCGGGCAAGGACATCACCCAGGTCAAGCTGGTCACCTCCGGTGCGGGCGCCGCGGCGCTGGCCTGCCTGAACCTTCTGCTCAAGGTGGGCCTGAAGCGCGAGAACGTGTTCGTGACCGACCTGGCCGGCGTGGTCTACGAAGGCCGCGAAGAGCTCATGGACGACGACAAGCGCCAGTACATGCAGAAAACCACGGCGCGCACGCTCGCCGAGGTGATCGAAGGCGCCGACGTGTTCCTGGGCCTGTCGGCCGGCGGCGTGCTCAAGCCCGCCATGGTGGCCAAGATGGCGCCCCGGCCGGTGATCTTTGCTCTGGCCAACCCGAACCCCGAAATCTCTCCCGAGGACGCCCACGCGGTGCGCCCGGACGTGATCATGGCCACGGGCCGCACGGACTACCCGAACCAGGTCAACAACGTCCTGTGCTTTCCGTACATCTTTCGCGGTGCGCTCGACTCGGGCGCCACCACCATCACCGACGAGATGGAAATTGCGGCGGTGCACGCCATTGCGGACCTGGCCCAAGCCGAGCAGAGCGAGCGCGTAGCTGCCGCCTACGTCGGCGAAAAGCTGTCTTTCGGCCCTGAATACCTCATTCCGAAGCCGTTCGATCCGCGCTTGATGATGAAGATCGCTCCGGCAGTGGCCAAGGCCGCCGCCGAAAGCGGCGTGGCCACGCGTCCCATCAAGGACATGGACGCCTACCGAGACCGCCTGCAGAGCTTCGTCTATGCCTCGGGCACCACCATGAAGCCGATCTTCGACGCCGCCAAGCGGGCGCAGAAGAAGCGCGTGGCGTATTGCGAGGGCGAGGAAGAGCGCGTCCTGCGCGCCGCGCAGATCGTGGTGGACGAAGGCATTGCCCGCCCCACGCTGATCGGCCGCCCGGCCATCATTGCGCAGCGCATCGAGAAGTTCGGCCTGCGCCTGAAGGAAGAGCTCGACTACGACATCGTCAACGTCGAGCAGGACCACCGCTACCGCGACTTCTGGCAGACCTACCACCGCATGACGGAGCGCAAGGGCCAGACGGTGCAAACCGCCAAGATCGAGATGCGCCGCCGCCTGACGCTGATCGGCGCCATGCTGCTGCACAAGGACGAGGTCGACGGCATGATCTGCGGCACCTGGGGCACCACGCTGATCCACCTGCACTACATCGACCAGGTGATCGGCAAGCGCCCTGGCGGCTGCGAAAGCACCCCGCAGGACGTGCCGGTGTACGCCTGCATGAACGGCCTGCTGCTGCCCGACCGCCAGGTGTTCCTGGTCGACACCCACGTCAACTACGACCCTTCGCCCGAGGAACTGGCCGAAATCACCACCATGGCGGCCGAGGAAATGATGCGCTTCGGCCTCAAGCCCAAGGCCGCTTTGTTGTCTCATTCCAACTTCGGCACCAGCAACGAGCCCAGCGCGGTCAAGATGCGCAAGACGCTCGACCTGCTGCGCGTACAGGCGCCGTGGCTCGAAGTGGACGGCGAAATGCACGGCGACGTGGCGCTGGACAGCAAGCAACGCGCAGTGGTCATGCCGCACAGCGCGCTCGCGGGAGACGCCAACCTGTTGGTTTTCCCAAACATCGATGCAGCCAATATTTCTTACAACCTGCTCAAGACTGCGGCAGGCGGAAATATCGCCATCGGCCCGGTGCTGCTCGGCGCCGCCAAACCTGTGCATATTCTCACGGCCAGCGCAACTGTTCGGCGCATCGTGAACATGACAGCCTTGACAGTCGCTGACGCAAACGCCGAGCGATAA
- a CDS encoding ribonuclease domain-containing protein, translating to MAAYASITSSVTKFALTGFVLAALATGAEARREWFGTGKPAQESIALSELPAQGQRTYEAILSGGPFRYEKDGTVFGNRERLLPPARRGHYREYTVATPGSRDRGARRIVCGGEQRTTPEACWYTADHYASFRRIAP from the coding sequence ATGGCGGCTTACGCCTCGATCACGTCCTCTGTCACTAAGTTTGCGCTCACCGGCTTTGTGCTGGCGGCGTTGGCGACGGGGGCCGAGGCCCGCCGCGAGTGGTTCGGCACCGGAAAGCCCGCCCAGGAATCGATCGCACTGTCCGAATTGCCGGCACAGGGCCAGCGAACCTACGAAGCCATTCTGAGTGGCGGCCCCTTCCGATACGAAAAGGACGGCACGGTATTTGGCAATCGCGAGCGTCTTTTGCCGCCGGCGCGGCGCGGTCACTACCGCGAGTACACGGTGGCAACACCCGGCTCGCGCGATCGCGGTGCACGGCGCATTGTCTGCGGCGGTGAACAGCGCACCACACCCGAGGCCTGCTGGTACACGGCAGACCACTACGCGAGTTTCAGACGGATTGCACCATGA
- a CDS encoding barstar family protein yields MTMERPAEMTLSLRAVRPNIVQSIRAFRVNDLQEAANAAGQHFLYANLGNAQTKQDVLDLIAQQFTFPAHFGKNFDALYDCMTDPLHKSGPQPGFVIVLEQIPANAKFDKEAREQLLDIFRDASDYWGDRKVPFRCFYSFL; encoded by the coding sequence ATGACTATGGAAAGACCAGCGGAGATGACCTTATCCCTTCGTGCCGTACGCCCGAACATCGTGCAATCGATTCGTGCGTTCCGCGTGAACGACCTGCAGGAAGCCGCCAACGCAGCCGGCCAGCACTTCCTGTACGCCAACCTGGGCAACGCCCAGACCAAGCAGGACGTTCTCGACCTCATCGCGCAGCAGTTCACCTTTCCGGCGCACTTCGGCAAGAATTTCGACGCGCTGTACGACTGCATGACCGACCCGTTGCATAAATCGGGCCCGCAGCCCGGTTTTGTCATCGTGCTCGAGCAGATCCCGGCCAACGCCAAGTTCGACAAGGAAGCGCGCGAGCAGCTGCTCGACATCTTCCGCGATGCCTCCGACTACTGGGGAGACCGGAAAGTCCCCTTCCGGTGCTTCTATTCTTTTCTGTAG
- the rsmA gene encoding 16S rRNA (adenine(1518)-N(6)/adenine(1519)-N(6))-dimethyltransferase RsmA: MAHIARKRFGQHFLSDGGIIDAIVHEIAPQPGDAMVEIGPGLAALTQPLVERLGRLTVVELDRDLAKRLRDHPQLDVIESDVLKVDFAELAARFPTPLRVVGNLPYNISTPILFHLLGFAHLIANQHFMLQKEVIDRMVAKPATSDYSRLSVMLQWRYEMENVLFVPPESFDPPPRVDSAVVRMVPLAQPPAVDAARLGEIVQVAFSQRRKIMRHTLGRWLEEHGFAGEFDAQRRAEEVPVAEYVALAQAVPPEPK, from the coding sequence ATGGCACACATCGCCAGGAAGCGGTTCGGGCAGCACTTCCTGTCCGACGGCGGCATCATCGATGCGATCGTGCACGAGATCGCACCGCAGCCCGGCGATGCCATGGTCGAAATCGGCCCGGGGCTCGCGGCGCTCACGCAGCCGCTGGTCGAACGGCTCGGGCGCCTCACGGTGGTCGAGCTCGACCGCGACCTCGCCAAGCGGCTGCGGGACCACCCGCAACTCGACGTGATCGAGTCGGACGTGCTCAAGGTCGACTTCGCCGAACTAGCCGCCCGGTTTCCGACACCGCTTCGCGTGGTCGGCAACCTGCCCTACAACATCTCGACGCCCATTCTTTTCCATTTGCTGGGCTTCGCCCACCTGATTGCCAACCAGCATTTCATGTTGCAGAAGGAAGTGATCGACCGCATGGTCGCCAAGCCCGCCACCTCCGACTACAGCCGCCTGAGCGTGATGCTGCAGTGGCGCTACGAGATGGAAAACGTGCTGTTCGTGCCGCCGGAGAGCTTCGACCCGCCGCCGCGTGTCGACAGCGCCGTGGTGCGGATGGTGCCGTTGGCGCAGCCGCCGGCCGTCGATGCCGCGCGGCTCGGTGAGATCGTGCAGGTCGCCTTCAGCCAGCGCCGCAAGATCATGCGGCATACCCTGGGCAGGTGGCTCGAAGAGCATGGCTTTGCGGGCGAATTCGACGCCCAGCGCCGGGCCGAGGAAGTGCCCGTGGCCGAATACGTGGCCTTGGCGCAGGCCGTCCCCCCCGAGCCCAAATAA
- a CDS encoding peptidylprolyl isomerase translates to MKHIRSILTLSCLAALAATSGAQGLRTGGGGITDIMRAGPRLAPPVQRSAPPAAAPVQRSAEYIVALVNSEPITNTEVQTRVTRLVRENPEAERVPRAELTRLVLERLISERAQLQLAKENGIKVDDVAIDQAEQTVARQNELSVEELRRRVVAEGISARQFRNDLRDQLLLTRLRDREVESKVKISDSEADEYLRDQRNSPTKAAALQNINLAQLLVAVPESATDAQVATLQQKAQGLAQRARSGEDFAKLVQENSDSPDRANGGAIGMRSADRYPTLFVEATQSTPVNGIAGPIRSGAGFHVLKVLAKAQLGAVDATVTQTQVRHILLLNDPKRTTAQAVAQLAEFKRRVQAGSADFAGLARDNSQDASAKEGGDLGWSRPGQFVPEFEEAMDRLAPGQISDPVVSRFGVHLIQVVGRRESKLTQAEQREAARAVLREQRVEEAFTTWVQEVRARAYVEYREAPQS, encoded by the coding sequence ATGAAACACATCCGTTCCATCCTTACCCTGAGCTGCCTTGCGGCGCTGGCCGCAACCTCGGGCGCGCAGGGCCTGCGTACCGGCGGCGGCGGCATCACGGACATCATGCGCGCGGGGCCGCGCCTTGCGCCTCCGGTGCAGCGCAGCGCGCCTCCGGCTGCGGCACCCGTGCAGCGCTCGGCCGAGTACATCGTCGCCCTGGTCAATTCCGAGCCCATCACCAACACCGAGGTGCAGACGCGCGTCACGCGCCTCGTCCGGGAGAATCCGGAGGCCGAACGCGTGCCGCGTGCCGAGCTCACGCGCCTGGTGCTCGAGCGCCTGATTTCCGAGCGAGCCCAGCTCCAGTTGGCGAAGGAAAACGGCATCAAGGTGGACGACGTGGCGATCGACCAGGCCGAACAGACCGTGGCGCGCCAGAACGAACTCAGCGTTGAAGAACTGCGCCGCCGCGTGGTCGCCGAAGGCATCTCGGCACGCCAGTTCCGCAACGACCTGCGCGACCAGCTGCTGCTCACGCGCCTGCGCGACCGCGAAGTCGAGTCGAAGGTCAAGATCAGCGATTCCGAAGCCGACGAATACCTGCGCGACCAGCGCAACTCGCCCACCAAGGCCGCGGCCCTGCAGAACATCAACCTTGCGCAGCTGCTCGTCGCCGTGCCCGAGAGCGCCACCGACGCGCAGGTCGCCACGCTGCAGCAGAAGGCCCAGGGCCTCGCGCAGCGCGCCCGCTCGGGCGAAGACTTCGCAAAGCTGGTGCAGGAAAACTCCGATTCGCCCGATCGCGCCAACGGCGGCGCCATCGGCATGCGCAGCGCCGACCGCTATCCCACGCTGTTCGTCGAAGCGACGCAGTCGACGCCGGTCAACGGCATTGCGGGGCCCATCCGCTCGGGGGCGGGCTTTCACGTGCTGAAGGTGCTGGCCAAGGCCCAATTGGGCGCTGTGGACGCGACCGTTACGCAAACCCAGGTGCGCCACATCCTGCTGCTCAACGACCCCAAGCGCACGACGGCGCAAGCGGTGGCGCAGCTGGCGGAATTCAAGCGCCGCGTGCAAGCCGGCTCGGCCGACTTTGCCGGCCTGGCGCGCGACAACTCGCAAGACGCCAGCGCCAAGGAAGGCGGCGATCTCGGCTGGTCGCGCCCGGGCCAGTTCGTGCCTGAATTCGAAGAAGCGATGGACCGTCTCGCACCCGGCCAGATCAGCGACCCGGTGGTGTCCCGCTTCGGCGTTCACCTGATCCAGGTCGTCGGCCGCCGTGAATCCAAGCTCACCCAGGCCGAGCAGCGCGAAGCCGCACGCGCCGTGCTGCGCGAGCAGCGAGTCGAGGAAGCCTTCACCACCTGGGTGCAGGAAGTGCGCGCGCGCGCCTACGTCGAGTACCGCGAGGCGCCCCAGTCCTGA